The Argentina anserina chromosome 3, drPotAnse1.1, whole genome shotgun sequence genome includes a region encoding these proteins:
- the LOC126785680 gene encoding glycine cleavage system H protein 2, mitochondrial produces the protein MASRLASRAASYLRIQVIHRGFASVVKDLNYANSHEWVKVDGKSATIGITDHAQDHLGDVVYVELPEVGVAVKQGEGFGAVESVKATSDVYSPVSGKVVEVNEELSSSPGLVNSSPYEKGWIIKVEINDSGELKNLMDSDKYTKFCEEEDAH, from the exons ATGGCTTCAAGGTTGGCTTCAAGGGCTGCTTCGTACCTCAGAATCCAAGTGATCCACAGAGGGTTTGCTTCTG ttgtgaaggaTCTCAACTATGCTAATTCTCACGAGTGGGTGAAGGTTGACGGAAAGTCTGCAACTATAGGCATAACTGATCATGCTCAAGATCATTTAGGTGATGTTGTATATGTTGAGTTGCCAGAGGTCGGGGTCGCTGTGAAGCAGGGTGAAGGTTTTGGAGCTGTTGAAAGTGTCAAGGCAACCAGTGATGTGTACTCTCCTGTATCGGGGAAAGTTGTTGAAGTCAATGAAGAGCTTAGCAGCTCCCCTGGTTTG GTTAATTCAAGCCCGTATGAGAAGGGGTGGATAATTAAAGTCGAGATAAATGATAGTGGAGAACTGAAGAACTTGATGGATTCAGATAAGTACACCAAGTtttgtgaagaagaagatgcacACTGA